AGGTCTCATCGCCAGCAAGCTGACCGACCCGGATGCCACCGTGGGCATCACCGCGCTCGACGTGCTGGTGCAGGTGTCTCCCAAGGGCAGCACCGAGCCGCTCAAGACCGCCTTCGAGCGCGGCCCCGCACACCTCCGCGCCGAGGTGCTCATCCGCGCCGCCGGCGCGGGTTGGTTGGGCTCGCCGCAGTTGCAGCCCCTCGTGGCTCGCGCCCTCGATGACGCGGACGCCGACGTGCGCCGCGTGGCCTTCACCGTGCGCGTGCTGGAGCGCCGGCCCCTCGCCCATGTATTGGAGGAGAAGGACGAGGACTTCTCCCGCGCCGCCCTCGACATCGCCCGGCGTCTCACCCGCCGCGTGCGTCCCTCGGATGACGAGGCCCGTGCCGCCCGCGACGCCCTGCCCGCCACCGGCAAGGCCGGCGAGCCCCTCTCCGAGGCCAGTCTGGAGCCGCTGCTCGCCGCCATGGCCTGCCGCACTCCCGACACCGCCGTGCGCGGCGCTCGGGGTCTCGCGCAGCTCGGGGATGCCCGGGCCCTCGGCGCGCTCCTGCAGCTCTCCCGCGAGTCCGACGCCTCCATCCGCCGCCAGGCCGCCGATGCCCTCCGCGCCCTCCAGGATGCCCGAGCCCGCGAGCGCCTCGTGTGGATGCTGGATGACGAGAACGCCGACGTGCGCGCCACCGCCCTCGACGCGGTGGTGACGCTCGACACCGAGGCACCTCTCTCCAGCGCCGAGGCCGCCCTGCGCTCGTCCTTCGAGGACGTGCGCGTCCGGGGCCTCGACCGGCTCGTGAAGCTCCCGGGCAAGCGCTCGGAGGCCGCCGTGCACCTGCTCGGCGATGCGCTCGAGGACGAGGCCGCCAAGGTCCGCGACGAGGCCTTCCGCACCCTCTGGGCCTGGAACGAGAAGAACCCCCAGGAGGCCCTCGACCGCGCCCTCTCCGGCCGCTTCCCGGATCTGCGCCGCCGCGCCGTCGACGAGCTCGCCGCCCGTATCAAGGAGGACTGGGCGCTCGAGCGGCTGAAGAAGACGGTGGGCGATCGCGACGCCGCCGTGGCCCAGGCCGCCTACGAGGCCTGGGTGAAGCACGTGGGCAAGGAGAAGGCGGAGCCGCACCTCGCCGCCTTCGACACCGCGCACGCCCCGCTGCGCGCCCTGGCCACGAAGAACTCCACCCAGGCTCCCGCCGAGGCGGTGCGCTCGCCGCTCCTCAAGCTGCTGCTGTCCGAGGAGCCACAGGTGTACCTCGCCGCCATCGAGGCGCTCGACAAGCTCATCAAGGACGAGAACGGCCCGCTGCTCGCGGGGCTCGGCTCCAGCGAGCTGCCCCTGAAGGTCCGCGCGGCCGAGCTGCTCGCCGTCCGGGGCGCCGAGGACATCATCGAGCCGATGCGCAACCTCCTCACCGACAAGGAGCTCCAGCGCATCTGGCCCCCGGCCTTCCTCGCCCCGCTGCGTCACCGCGCCGCGCACGCCCTGGCCACGCTCGGCTCGCGCCGGCTCCTGTCCTTCTTCGCCACCACCCTCCTCAAGGACGAGGCCAGTGAGGTGCGCGAGCAGGGCGCCCGGGGCCTCGCCACCGCCAGCCGCCGGGGCGACGAGGGCTACCTGCTGGACGCGCTCGGACACGCGGACGTCGCCGTGCGCTCGTGGGCCGCGGATGGCCTCTCGCGCCTCGGCGACACGCGCGCCCTGCCCGTCCTCACCGGCAACCTGCGCCACGAGCACCAGCCCATCCGCATCGGCGCCATCCTCTCCTTCGCGGCGCTCGGGCCGGACGGCGACAGCGGCCTGCTGCACGGCCTGGAGGACAGGGACCGCGAGGTGCAGGAGACCGTCTTCTCCATCATCCTCGCCCGCGACCTGCGCGCCTCGCGCCGGGGCGAGCCGCCCGACCTGCTCACCAGCGCCCTGTCCAGCGCCCGCCCCGAGGTGCGCTACGCCGCCGCCCGCGCGCTGGAGCTGCGCACCGAGACGGACGCCGCCCACGCCCACCTGGTGGAGGTGCTGCAACCGCCCCGCCCCGAGAAGGTCGGCGACATGAAGGACTGGCCCGCCGAGGACGAGCGCGCCCGCCGCATGGTGGGGCTCGCCGAGGCGCTCGCCAGCGACGTGCCCGAGCAGCGCTACGCCGCCGCCCAGGTGCTGCAACTGCGCCACAAGCCGCTCGACTACTTCCGCGAGGCCTCGAAGGTGGCCCGCCCGCGCTCACTGGAGGCCCCCTGGAAGCCCGAGACGTCTCCCGTGGCCCAGGCCCGCCCCGTGGAGCAGAAGCCCGCGCGCAACTGGCTGCGCCGCCTCTTCTCCACCGGCACCGGCAAGCCCTCCACCGCCGAGCCCTCCGCCGAGGCGCTCGTCACCACCGAGAAGCAGCACCTGCGCCGGCTCGCTTTCGGCGCCTACGTGGGCCTGTTGCGGCAGGTGTCCTCGGGTGACGACGAGGGCCACCGCGTCCGCCGCGACGCCGTGGACCGCGTGGTGAAGCTCACCCAGGAGGGTTACGCCGGCACTCCCGCCGCCGTGGCCGCCCTGCTGCGCGCCCTGGAAGACCCGCACCAGCTGGTGCGCAAGGCGGCCCTCTCCGGACTCAAGGAGCTGTACCCCTCCGGCTCCGACGAGCCGCTGGCGCTCGCCCTGGCCTCGCTCTCCCCCGACGTGGCTCGCGCCGCCCTGGACGAGCTCGCCGCACGGGGCGAGTCCTCCAAGGGCCGCATCACCGCCGCGCTCAACTCGCCCCTGTCCGACGTGCGCAAGTACGCCTTCGAGCTGCTCGAGCGCCTCAGCCCTCCCGGCAGCCTGGAGCCCCTGCTGGCCGCGCTCGGCAGCGAGCACGCCGACCTGCGCGTGGGCGTCATCGAGCGCCTCGCCGGGGCCAATGACGCGCGCGTCACCGAGGCCCTCGGCCGCGCCGCGGGCAGCGAGCACGAGGACCTCCGTCTGCGGGCCGCGGAGCTGCTCGCCTGGCGCCAGGATGACCGCGCCGTGGACGTGCTCTCCGCCTTCCTGCGCTCGGAGAACGCCAGCGTGGTGAAGCGCGCGCAGGAGGCCCTGGCCCGGCTCGGCTCGGCCAAGGCCGTGGGAGCGCTCGCCGCCCGGCTGCGCACCGCGACGGAGATGACCGAGCGCCTCGCCCTGGTGAAGGCCCTCGGCCGCACGCGCCGGCCCGAGGCGCTCGACGCCCTGGCACAGCAGCTCGACGACGCGGAGCACCCCGTGCGCCTGGCTTGCGTGAGCGCCGCCATGGACGTGGCCACTCCGCCCGAGAAGGACGAGAAGGGTGAGCGCAAGCGGGACGCGGCGCTGGCGGTGCGCTTCCTGCGCTCGGCCGTGCGCAACCCGGACCCGATGGTGCGCAAGGCCGCCGCCACCGAGCTGGAGCCCGGCGACGACGTGGGCCAGGACGAGCTGCTCGCGGGCCTCTTCGCGGACCGGGACGTGACGGTGCGCATGGAGTCCGTGGCCCGCTACGCCTCGCGCGTCATCCACAAGGGCGCGAAGGTGGATCCGCTGGAGGAGGTGCTGCGCGGCGGTGCTCGCGAGCTGATGCTGCCCGCCGCCGAGGGCGTGGCCTCGCGGGGCCTGACGAGCGCCCTGCGCCCGCTGCTGCTGTACGTGCGCGCGGGCGAGGAGGGAGACCGCGAGCGCGCCCTGCTGGCCCTGGGCACGCTGGGTGATGCGCGTGCACTGTCCGAGCTGGAGCAGGTGGCGGCTGGTGGTACGGCCGAGGCCCCCGTGGAGACGAGCATGGTGGCCGCGGCCCTCGAGGGCCTGGGCCGGCTCGCCCCGAAGCTGCCCGAGGGCGAGGATCGGCGCCGCGCCGAGGAGAAGGTGGAGCTCGCCGCGATGGAGGCCACGGACAGCGAGCTGCAGATGGCCGGCGTCCGGGGCCTGCGCTTCATCGGCGGCGAGCGGGCGCGCTCGCGGCTGGAGACGCTGCTGCGCGACGACGACACCGACAACGAGGTGCGCACCATCGCCGCCCAGGAGCTGGGCAAGCTGGGAGACACCGCGGCCGAGGGCACGCTGGCCTCCGTGCTGGACAACTGGGACGACGACCTGCGCATGGCCGCACGCAAGGCCCTCGACGCGCTGTTCCCCAAGGACCGCGTCCGGGTGGAGTTCCTCGCCGTGATGAGCGAGCAGGAGGACATCTCCGAGCCCGCCGCCAGCTACCTCTCCACCGAGGCGGACCCGATGCAGCTCCTGCCCCGGCTGGCCACGCTGGACAAGGAGGAGCTGCGGCAGCGGCTGCGTCGCGGACTGGTGCGGCGCGCGTCGCTGCCCGCCGGAGCGCTCGCGTCGCTGCTTGGCCACGAGAAGCCCTCGGCACGCGAGGAAGCGGCGTGGCTGGTGGGCGCGCGCACGGGCGAGGAGGAGTCCTCGCGGGCCTGGTCCAAGGAGGACAGCGCCACACTGGGCCGCGCCATCACCACCGCCGAGCGCCGCACCGCGACCGAGTGGGCCTCCACGCCCAACCCCAAGCGAGACCCCCTGGCCAGCGCCTGGGAGCGGCTGCTCTGGGCGGGCTCGCGCCTCGGTGTGGCCGAGCTGGCCAAGGCCGCCAAGGACATCCTCCAGGGCGGTGAGGCCAAGGCTCCCGCCGGGGTGCGCCTCGAGGCGGCCCGGGCGCTCGGCCGGTTGAACACGGCCCCCGAGGCCCTGAAGGCCGCGCTGTCCGACGCGAGCGCCGAGGTGCGCGAGGCCGCCGCCACGGCCCTGGCCCGCATCGCCCCCGAGCGCGCCGCCGAGTGGGCGCTGGCGGTGCAGCCGTTCGACCCGGTGGCCATGGGCCCCACGGGCGTGGCGGCGCGCACGCCGAAGCAGCTCGCCACGGACGAGGCCCGGCGCCTCGCGCTGCCCGAGCTGCTGGCCGACAAGGCGCTGGAGCCGCTGCGTCCGCTGGCCACGCACAAGGACGAGACGGTGCGGCAAGATGTCTGGGCCGCGCTGGGCCGGCTGGGTGGAAGCGAGGCGGCGGAAGTGCTGCGCGCCCAGGCCTTCGACAAGTCGCAATCCGTGGAGCTGCGGAAGGCCGCCTACCGCGCCCACAAACGTGCACTCCGCGCCGCCGAGCGCGCCCGGAAGGAAGGAAGCCCGTCGTGAGCACCGCCACCCACCACGCCGTCGAGCTGCGTTACGCCACCGCGAGTGACGTGGACGCTGGCGCCAACACCTCGCGCGTCCTGCTGGCCCTGGAGGGTTCCCGGGGCACCGTGGGCGTGCGCGGCCGGGTGCGCGAGCCCGCCCTCTTCCGCGACGCGCTCGCCGCCACCCTCGGCATCCTCGCCAGCGACTTGCGCTACCGCGGCAAGGACCGCACCGCGTACCTCGCGTACCTGATGAAGCAGGGCAAGCGCGCCACCGCCCAAATCTGGGAGGCGCAGAAGGCCTTCCTGGAGCAGTCCCTGGAGGGCGAGAAGCAGGCGGACGCGGTGTTGGACCCCGTGCTCACCGTCGACCCCGACCAGGTGTCGCTGGAGGTGTTCTCCCGCGACGAGAGCGCCTACGCACGCCTGTCCTTCGACAACTCCCTCTTCGAGGGCCGCGAGGCCGCGCACGGCTCCACCTTCCTGGACGTCCCGGGAGACCTGCTGGCCAAGGTGGACCGGCTGCGCACCTACGTGCCGGTGTCGCTGGAGGCGCACGTGGCGCTGCCCGCGCGCACCGCCGAGGCTCGCGCCGCGCGCAACGTGGAGGTGCCCCACGCCTGGCTGCGCGGCTTCCTCCAGGTGCAGTCCGCCGCCACCCTGCCCGCGAGCACCTGCTCCCTGGCGGCCATTGATTTGTACAACCTGCTCTTCGCGCTGCGCACCCGGAAGGCGAAGAAGGCTCCGCGCGCGCTGCGCTTCGAGCTCGTCCCCGGCGCGCAGCCGAGGCTGGTGTTGGAGCCGTGGGAGCTGGTGCTGGAGTGCCACGGGCCGAAGTACCAGGGCAGCGCGCCCGCGGTGGTGCGCACCTTCGGGCGGCAGCGGCTGGCGGCCCTCGCGCGCCTGTTGCCCCATGCGCAGGGCGTGCGCGTGCAGATGCTCGGGCCGGGCCTGCCGGTGTTCTGGGTCATCGACCTCGGCCCGGCGACGCTGACGCTGGCCCTCACTGGCTGGACGGAGAGCGGCTGGTCCAGCGCGGCGGCCTTCGATGCGCTCATGCCGCGCGCGGTGCCGGACGGGCTCGCGGAGAAGCTGCGCAACCGGCTGCGCAAGGAGGGCCCGCTCACCTTCGAGGCCCTGTCCTCGGGCACGGACGCGCCGAAGGACGCGGTGCGCGGGGCGTTGCAGCTCGAGTGCCTGCGCGGGCGTGTCCTCTATGACATCGCGAAGGGGACGTACCGGCCCCGCGAGCTGCTCTCCACGCCGGTGGACGAGGCCGTCATCCGCTACGGCAACGAGCGCGAGGAGCGGGCGCACCGGCTGCTGGGCGACGGTGGCGCGGGAGCGGGCGAGGTGAAGCTCACCAAGATTCACGAGGTGGTGGGCGTGGGCACGCGGCTCTCCGGAGAGGTGGTGGACCGCGAGGCGGTGCGCAGCTTCTTCCCGGGCTTCCTCCTGGACCTGGAGGGCCGGGTGCGCGAGGCGAGCTGCGGGTGTCCGCACTACCGGCGCTCGGGGCTGCGCGAGGGCCCGTGCGAGCACATGATTGCCTTGAGGCTCGCGTACGCGAGGCAGCGCGCGCAGGAGGAGGCACTGCGGCAGACGCCGAAGGGCCGGGCGCTCATCCGCGCGGAGACGCGTGCGTACGTGCGGCGCGACGACTCGGGCCAGGAGCAGGTGTACCGGGTGTCCCTCGACGGCAAGCTGGTGTCGGTGGAGTGGGGCCCGCGCCTGGGCGAGCAGCGCCACCAGCGGCTGTGGTTCGACACGGATGGAGAGGCGCGCACGGCGTATTTCGCGCGCCTGGAGTCACTCGCGGCCGAAGGCTTCATCGACTCGGCGGGCGGAGGGGTGTAGCCAGCGCTGGGGCTGGTGCCGAGCGAGGCTGCCTGCCGGTTGGACACCGTCCGGGGTTCCGGGGAGGGGGCAGAGATTTGACAAGCCCTCCCCGTGCATAATCCGCCGGGTCCATGTCCAGCATCGAGTACCGAGTCCAATCAGGCGACACCCTGTCGGCGATTGCCCGGCGCTACAGCGTCACGATGGACGCGCTGGCCCAGCTCAACCACATCAGCGACATCAACCACATCCGCGCCGGGCAGGTGCTGCGGATCCCCAAGGCGAGTTCCTCCCCGAAACCTCCCCCACAGCCCAGAAGCCACAGGGTCCTCGCGACTGACACCCTGTCGGGGATTGCCCAGCGCCACAAGGTCTCCGAGGAGGAGCTCGCCGAGGCCAATGGCCTCACCCGCCCCTACCGTCTCGTCATCGGGCAGGTGCTGACGCTCCCGATAACGAATCCCTCCCCCGCTCCAACCAGCCACAAGCCCGCCAGCACCGCCCAGCTCGCCAACACCACTCCGGGCAACACCCCAGTCAGCAAGAAGGTCCGCCAGAAATCTCCGTTCGAGCGGAGCAAGGCGATCGGCAGCCTCGGCCGCGTCTCCAACGCCGATGGGGTGAACCTGCGCGAGCACCCCGACAGCAAAGCGCCCATCAAGAAGCGCCTCGCCTTCAACACCCGGGTCTTCGCCGGCAACGAGTTCCCCGGCGACTGGTACTTCGTCACGCTCGAAGACGGGAGCTTCGGCTACGTCTACACGAAGTACGTCATGCTCCATCCCCCCGAGCCCGGGGCGATCCTCCACAAGATCGAGCCTGGCGAGAGCGCCCTACAGATCGTCAAGCAGTACTACAAGGGCAGTGCCATCTCCTGGGGCCAGGACGAGCGCTACTACGTCAACGTCCTCGTCGAGGCGAACAAGACCAAGGCGCTCACCGGCATCTACAAACCCAGCGCGGGCGCGGACTGGAGCCAGACGCGGACGCGCGAGGGCTACTTCATCTGGATTCCCAGCCTGACCTTCGCCAAGAGCCTTCGCGACAAGGTCGGCTCGGGCTCCATCAGCTACAACCTGTGGAAGGACGTCCGCCGAGCCGCCATCGCCATCGGCGAGTACCACCTGGGAGCCGCGGCGTTCTACGCGGGAATCATCCACGGAGCCCTCGAATCGCTCTGGGATCTGGTCGCCGGGGTCATCGACCTCGTGGAGATGGTCTGGAAGTTCCTCGTGAGCCTCCTCACGGGCGAGCTCTTCTCGGATGCGAAGGGCCTGTGGGAGGCCCTCAAGGCGCTGAAGCTCGATGAGCTGGTGAAGTCGGGCCTCGAGAAGTTCCTCGCCCGGTGGAACGATCCGGATCTGCTGCGCCGATGGCTGTTCCGCGGCTGGCTGGTCGGCTACGCGGTTCTCGAACTCCTGATGGAGATCTTCACTGGCGGCGCCGCCCTCGTGAAGTGGGTGGGCAAGGCCGGGAAGCTCAGCAAGCTGCTCACGAAGTTCCCCAAGG
This is a stretch of genomic DNA from Archangium violaceum. It encodes these proteins:
- a CDS encoding HEAT repeat domain-containing protein, producing the protein MASLAIGNYEKVRALAANARLLLVGGARASTTSRLTAYESSTNKVAWSVELPAAVLGLALAGESWVAACADGAVRIGALGDGAVQREVKDAHRGACTAIAVNPDGTRAFTVGLDGALRAWELAKGKRVHEWQASPQPLRAVAVDPSGTYAACAGDDSVVRSFTLANGARRDMPGHEGAVRALAFTPRDGRLVSAGDDGKLRIWYLVGAVEHEVRGDKDSGHAGAVLALLFPPTPTPERGEEASDRIFSSGDDGKVKAWRLDERRKPRTLDCGSKPVHALAFAPPVSARQAKVQLGFVFAGGEDRTVRRFELDTEGKPTTDATSYAHGFDLLEEARKGNRPKREAAVREAVALEEPEALDFVLSLLSADREHEVRKLAAEELGKHGRIGARAKLRERLDDDNTLVRVAALWSLNALEKESPLAAPRAALDSRYPDTRMAGLRGLASLGGASPLVPGLIASKLTDPDATVGITALDVLVQVSPKGSTEPLKTAFERGPAHLRAEVLIRAAGAGWLGSPQLQPLVARALDDADADVRRVAFTVRVLERRPLAHVLEEKDEDFSRAALDIARRLTRRVRPSDDEARAARDALPATGKAGEPLSEASLEPLLAAMACRTPDTAVRGARGLAQLGDARALGALLQLSRESDASIRRQAADALRALQDARARERLVWMLDDENADVRATALDAVVTLDTEAPLSSAEAALRSSFEDVRVRGLDRLVKLPGKRSEAAVHLLGDALEDEAAKVRDEAFRTLWAWNEKNPQEALDRALSGRFPDLRRRAVDELAARIKEDWALERLKKTVGDRDAAVAQAAYEAWVKHVGKEKAEPHLAAFDTAHAPLRALATKNSTQAPAEAVRSPLLKLLLSEEPQVYLAAIEALDKLIKDENGPLLAGLGSSELPLKVRAAELLAVRGAEDIIEPMRNLLTDKELQRIWPPAFLAPLRHRAAHALATLGSRRLLSFFATTLLKDEASEVREQGARGLATASRRGDEGYLLDALGHADVAVRSWAADGLSRLGDTRALPVLTGNLRHEHQPIRIGAILSFAALGPDGDSGLLHGLEDRDREVQETVFSIILARDLRASRRGEPPDLLTSALSSARPEVRYAAARALELRTETDAAHAHLVEVLQPPRPEKVGDMKDWPAEDERARRMVGLAEALASDVPEQRYAAAQVLQLRHKPLDYFREASKVARPRSLEAPWKPETSPVAQARPVEQKPARNWLRRLFSTGTGKPSTAEPSAEALVTTEKQHLRRLAFGAYVGLLRQVSSGDDEGHRVRRDAVDRVVKLTQEGYAGTPAAVAALLRALEDPHQLVRKAALSGLKELYPSGSDEPLALALASLSPDVARAALDELAARGESSKGRITAALNSPLSDVRKYAFELLERLSPPGSLEPLLAALGSEHADLRVGVIERLAGANDARVTEALGRAAGSEHEDLRLRAAELLAWRQDDRAVDVLSAFLRSENASVVKRAQEALARLGSAKAVGALAARLRTATEMTERLALVKALGRTRRPEALDALAQQLDDAEHPVRLACVSAAMDVATPPEKDEKGERKRDAALAVRFLRSAVRNPDPMVRKAAATELEPGDDVGQDELLAGLFADRDVTVRMESVARYASRVIHKGAKVDPLEEVLRGGARELMLPAAEGVASRGLTSALRPLLLYVRAGEEGDRERALLALGTLGDARALSELEQVAAGGTAEAPVETSMVAAALEGLGRLAPKLPEGEDRRRAEEKVELAAMEATDSELQMAGVRGLRFIGGERARSRLETLLRDDDTDNEVRTIAAQELGKLGDTAAEGTLASVLDNWDDDLRMAARKALDALFPKDRVRVEFLAVMSEQEDISEPAASYLSTEADPMQLLPRLATLDKEELRQRLRRGLVRRASLPAGALASLLGHEKPSAREEAAWLVGARTGEEESSRAWSKEDSATLGRAITTAERRTATEWASTPNPKRDPLASAWERLLWAGSRLGVAELAKAAKDILQGGEAKAPAGVRLEAARALGRLNTAPEALKAALSDASAEVREAAATALARIAPERAAEWALAVQPFDPVAMGPTGVAARTPKQLATDEARRLALPELLADKALEPLRPLATHKDETVRQDVWAALGRLGGSEAAEVLRAQAFDKSQSVELRKAAYRAHKRALRAAERARKEGSPS
- a CDS encoding SWIM zinc finger family protein, coding for MSTATHHAVELRYATASDVDAGANTSRVLLALEGSRGTVGVRGRVREPALFRDALAATLGILASDLRYRGKDRTAYLAYLMKQGKRATAQIWEAQKAFLEQSLEGEKQADAVLDPVLTVDPDQVSLEVFSRDESAYARLSFDNSLFEGREAAHGSTFLDVPGDLLAKVDRLRTYVPVSLEAHVALPARTAEARAARNVEVPHAWLRGFLQVQSAATLPASTCSLAAIDLYNLLFALRTRKAKKAPRALRFELVPGAQPRLVLEPWELVLECHGPKYQGSAPAVVRTFGRQRLAALARLLPHAQGVRVQMLGPGLPVFWVIDLGPATLTLALTGWTESGWSSAAAFDALMPRAVPDGLAEKLRNRLRKEGPLTFEALSSGTDAPKDAVRGALQLECLRGRVLYDIAKGTYRPRELLSTPVDEAVIRYGNEREERAHRLLGDGGAGAGEVKLTKIHEVVGVGTRLSGEVVDREAVRSFFPGFLLDLEGRVREASCGCPHYRRSGLREGPCEHMIALRLAYARQRAQEEALRQTPKGRALIRAETRAYVRRDDSGQEQVYRVSLDGKLVSVEWGPRLGEQRHQRLWFDTDGEARTAYFARLESLAAEGFIDSAGGGV
- a CDS encoding LysM peptidoglycan-binding domain-containing protein encodes the protein MSSIEYRVQSGDTLSAIARRYSVTMDALAQLNHISDINHIRAGQVLRIPKASSSPKPPPQPRSHRVLATDTLSGIAQRHKVSEEELAEANGLTRPYRLVIGQVLTLPITNPSPAPTSHKPASTAQLANTTPGNTPVSKKVRQKSPFERSKAIGSLGRVSNADGVNLREHPDSKAPIKKRLAFNTRVFAGNEFPGDWYFVTLEDGSFGYVYTKYVMLHPPEPGAILHKIEPGESALQIVKQYYKGSAISWGQDERYYVNVLVEANKTKALTGIYKPSAGADWSQTRTREGYFIWIPSLTFAKSLRDKVGSGSISYNLWKDVRRAAIAIGEYHLGAAAFYAGIIHGALESLWDLVAGVIDLVEMVWKFLVSLLTGELFSDAKGLWEALKALKLDELVKSGLEKFLARWNDPDLLRRWLFRGWLVGYAVLELLMEIFTGGAALVKWVGKAGKLSKLLTKFPKVQGVLEKAKGIAKSLPADLKKKLTKTVTESAEQSADLRKADGPVGPARKVDDVDDAPKVDPKKQEPESTLAQLRARFTELARDPAHNGKISSKTINEAKVGLKLEKSGKLKGPITRDPNPAGAEFIDADGIKWDVKSFRSDFPPKKGGFKLERDLEKIKSELAEGENVIIDTQKMSPQHVADLKKALSEASLLDRILWYP